In the Salvelinus fontinalis isolate EN_2023a chromosome 34, ASM2944872v1, whole genome shotgun sequence genome, one interval contains:
- the LOC129833412 gene encoding LIM domain-containing protein 2-like isoform X3 produces MSFSFKTPREVCSSCEKTVYPMERLVANNLIFHSACFCCKHCNTKLSLGTFAALSGDFYCKPHFQQLFKSKGNYDEGFGRKQHKELWTSKEGENITKTA; encoded by the exons ATG TCCTTCAGCTTCAAGACACCGAGGGAGGTGTGCTCGTCATGTGAGAAGACCGTCTACCCCATGGAGAGATTGGTGGCTAACAACCTGATATTCCACTCGGCCTGTTTCTGCTGCAAACACTGCAACACCAAACTCAG ccTGGGCACATTTGCTGCCCTTTCGGGTGATTTCTACTGCAAGCCGCACTTCCAGCAGCTCTTCAAGAGCAAAGGCAACTATGATGAGGGCTTTGGCCGCAAGCAGCACAAGGAGCTTTGGACCTCCAAGGAGGGAGAGAACATAACAAAGACTGCGTAG
- the LOC129833412 gene encoding LIM domain-containing protein 2-like isoform X2 has product MDNRNAPEDKPVQRSKSFSFKTPREVCSSCEKTVYPMERLVANNLIFHSACFCCKHCNTKLSLGTFAALSGDFYCKPHFQQLFKSKGNYDEGFGRKQHKELWTSKEGENITKTA; this is encoded by the exons ATG GACAACAGAAATGCCCCTGAAGATAAACCTGTCCAGCGCTCCAAA TCCTTCAGCTTCAAGACACCGAGGGAGGTGTGCTCGTCATGTGAGAAGACCGTCTACCCCATGGAGAGATTGGTGGCTAACAACCTGATATTCCACTCGGCCTGTTTCTGCTGCAAACACTGCAACACCAAACTCAG ccTGGGCACATTTGCTGCCCTTTCGGGTGATTTCTACTGCAAGCCGCACTTCCAGCAGCTCTTCAAGAGCAAAGGCAACTATGATGAGGGCTTTGGCCGCAAGCAGCACAAGGAGCTTTGGACCTCCAAGGAGGGAGAGAACATAACAAAGACTGCGTAG
- the LOC129833412 gene encoding LIM domain-containing protein 2-like isoform X1: MDTDNRNAPEDKPVQRSKSFSFKTPREVCSSCEKTVYPMERLVANNLIFHSACFCCKHCNTKLSLGTFAALSGDFYCKPHFQQLFKSKGNYDEGFGRKQHKELWTSKEGENITKTA, encoded by the exons ATGGACACG GACAACAGAAATGCCCCTGAAGATAAACCTGTCCAGCGCTCCAAA TCCTTCAGCTTCAAGACACCGAGGGAGGTGTGCTCGTCATGTGAGAAGACCGTCTACCCCATGGAGAGATTGGTGGCTAACAACCTGATATTCCACTCGGCCTGTTTCTGCTGCAAACACTGCAACACCAAACTCAG ccTGGGCACATTTGCTGCCCTTTCGGGTGATTTCTACTGCAAGCCGCACTTCCAGCAGCTCTTCAAGAGCAAAGGCAACTATGATGAGGGCTTTGGCCGCAAGCAGCACAAGGAGCTTTGGACCTCCAAGGAGGGAGAGAACATAACAAAGACTGCGTAG